ACTTATGCGGTACAGGAAATGTCGCGTTTTGTATTACTACAATTGTCGAGTTCATCTTGTTTGTGGGATTAGTGAAAGTGGATACGCTTACTTTAGTCAGCATGATTGTCGTTGCAATCATTGGCTCTTTGGTCGGTGTTTCGATTGCTACGAGATGGTCGATTGTGACTGTGAGAAAGGTGCTGGGCGTGGCGCTCACTGCAGTGGCAATTGTCATGGCATGCCGCAATTTGAACGTTGGTCCTTTTGGACAAATGGGGACCGCTACATCCCTCGATGGAGTCAGTCTTGCTCTGGGATTAATCGGTATTTTTTTTCTGGGGGCGTTACAAACGATGGGAATCGGCATGTTTGCTCCGACAATGGCGCTGGTAAGTATGCTTGGAATGAGCGTGACCGCTGCATTTCCGATTATGATGGGAGCTTGTTCTTTTGTGATGCCGTGGTGCAGCATTAAATTTGTAAAAGAAGGCAAATACAACCGGAAAGCCTCCGTCATTCTTACTATTACAGGTGTGTTCGGCGTTCTGCTCGCCTATTACGTGATTAAGTCATTGCCGCTGACAACATTGATTTGGGTTGTAGTCTGCGTCCTGCTCTATACTTCGTTTACCTTCTTCCGGCAAATTGCTCAAAAAGAGGACCAGCAAGGCGAGAGTGCGCAGCAGCAAGTATAATGGATGGTTTAGTGAACTCGTTTCAGCTAGGCTGAAACATCGGTGGTTCGGGTGGAGACTGCTCCACCCGAACTGGTGCCGCCTATAGAGGCGGGAGTCTTGACTCGCTGCAGAAGATAAGGAAGGGAGATTCGTGATGTCTAAAGCAATTGTCAGACCCGAACGGTGTCAAGGATGCAGGTATTGCATTAAAGCATGTCCCAAGGGCGCCATTTCAATAGTAAGTGAATTGAATAAGAAAGGACTTCAGCCTGTTGTAATCGATCAGGAGAAATGTATTGCATGCGGAGCCTGCTATATCGTTTGCCCGGACTATGTTTTTGAAATTGCTGAATAGGGAGGATAAGGAGGAGAAATATGGCTAAGGAGTTATATAAGGGAAATGAAGCGCTGGCAGAAGCCGCCGTTAGAGCGGGCTGTAACATATATGCCGGATATCCCATCACGCCGCAAAGTGAAATATTAGAGTACATGTCCTGGAGAATGCCTGAAGTAGGCAGAGTTTTTGTTCAATCCGAGTCGGAAATTGCCGGCATATCAATGGTTTTTGGCGCGGCGGCATGCGGCTTCCGGGCGCTGACAAGCACATCAGGCCCAGGCTTTAGCTTGAAACAGGAAGGTATTTCCTATATTGCGGCCTGCGAATTGCCTTGTGTCGTTGTTGACGTAGCCAGATACGGCGCCGGATTGGGCGATATATGGCCGGCTCAAGGCGATTATTGGCAGGTTACCAAGGGCGGGGGACACGGAGATTATAAAGTGTTGGCATATGCTCCGGCCACGGTGCAGGAAATGGTTGACTTGACTTATACGGCTTTTGACAAGGCGGAACAATACACTAACCCGGTAATTATTTTATCGGATGGGATTATCGGTCAGATGATGGAAACTGTGGAATTGCCACCGATGAAAACGCATGATTCCAAGCAGTTTAGCTGGGCAATGACGGGAAATAAAACCGGCCAGCACAAGATTATCATGAATCCGTGGATGTATTCAAAAGAGTATAGTGACAAGGGCGTGCCGGACGGGGTGCCGGCTTATGAGAAACATTTAAGAGATAAATATATTGCCATGTTTGAGCAAGAGCAAAAATGGGAGTCGATCCAGGCCGAGGACGCCGAAGTTGTATTAGTAAGCTACGGAATCAGTTCTAGAATATGCAAAGAGGCTGTCAGCGTCGCCAGAGCGCAGGGAATTAAATTAGGCTTAATACGGCCTATAAGCATCAGCCCGTTTCCTAAAAAAGCATTTGAACGCCTGGCAAATGTAAAAGGGTTCATTGCTGTGGAGATGAGCTGTCTTGGCCAATTAGAAGACGACGTCAAATTGGCAAGTAAATGTAAAATCCCGGTATATTCGTATTTAAGCGGCATTTATGTTCCTGAGACGGAGCAAATATTGTCCATGGTCAACGATATTTTAAGCGCCAATGGCAAGGAGGTGGGCTAGTTGGAGAGGAGAGTGCCGAAAACGATTCTTCAGGACAGTAAATATTGTCCTGGCTGCGGGCACGGGGTTATAAACAGACTGGTAGCAGAAGTGCTGCACGAAATGAATTTGGAAGATAAGGCTTTGTGCGCTACGGCAGTGGGATGCGCCTGCTGGGTGCTGGAGATGATCGGCGTTGATCAAGTTCAGGCGCAGCACGGCAGAGCTCCGGCGGTTGCCACCGGAATGAAGCGATGCTGCCCCGACCATGCGGTGTTTACCTATCAAGGCGATGGCGACGCTTCCGCCATCGGCTTGTCGGAAACAATATGGGCGGCCAGGCGCAATGAAAAAATAGTGCAAATTTATGTGAATAACGGCGTCTTTGGCATGACAGGCGGTCAGATGTCGCCGACAACGCTGTTAGGCCAAAAAACTTCTACCTGCACAACCGGCCGGGATGAAAGCATGCACGGCGAACCTTTAAATGTCCTGAACATGATGAAGACGCTTAATATTGCATATCTGGCGCGAGGCGCAACCACTAATGTCCCGGAGATCATGAAAACTAAAAAATATCTGCAAAATGCTTTTGAAGCGCAGATGAAGGGGGAAGGCTTTTCTTTTGTGGAAATCGTATCTCCCTGCCCGACTAACTGGAATTTAAGCCCGCTTAAATCGATGGATAGAATTGCAGATACGGTCTTGAAAGTGTATCCATTAGGCGAATATATTAAGCGGGGTGAAAAATTACAGTGAAAACAGAAATCATTTGCGCCGGATTTGGCGGACAGGGAGTTCTGACCACAGGGCTGATTATAGCCCGAAACTGCGCTAAGTCCGGAAAAGGCGTTACCTGGATACCTTCCTATGGGCCTGAAATGCGTGGCGGCACTGCGAATTGCCACATCAAGATCAGCAATGAGGAGATATTCAGCCCATATGTTAAAGAAGCTGATGTAGTGATTGCGCTGAATGAGGCTTCGGTCAACACATTTGAAAAAAAGCTTAAATCAAACGGCTTTTTATTCGTTAACAGTTCCATCGTTCCTGCAGATCGGGTATACCGCAAGGACATAAATGTTCTACTGGTTCCCATGACTGAAATGGCCAATGAAGCATCGAACGTCAAAGGCTCAAACCTTGTTATGCTAGGTGCGTTTGTGAAAAAAACGAATATTTTTGATAAAGAAGCATTTCGAAACGGTATAGATGATTTTTTTGGCAGCAAAGGAAAAATTAATCCGGCCAATGCCGTGTGTTTTAACTTAGGCTGGGATTATGCGCAGAGTTGCTAAGCAGTAGCTAGCAGGAAACGGCGTTTTGTAAAAGGTGCATTTATTGAGAGATAGTGCAACTATCTCTCAATAAATGCACGGATATTCAAGTTTGGTGTGCCAGTCAACTTTGCCGGCAAAATGTAAAAACAGGAAGGACGGTAATTGTGGATCTAACTAAACTTCTTAAACCCAAATCCGTTGCTATCGTTGGCGCAAGTGAAAAAGCCAGCACCATGGGCGGCGACTTGCTGACCAATGTAAAGTTATGGGGGAAAATAGAAAATGCCTATTTGGTAAACCCCAACTATGATACTATTTTTGAACATAAATGTTATCGCTCGCTGGAAAATATTCCTGTCAATATTGACCTCGTAGTGCTATGCACGCCGAAAAAGACTATTCCCGATCTTTTGCGCCAGGCAGCCAAAAAAGGATGCGGCGGCGCTGTAGTGTTTGCCAGCGGTTACAGTGAAACCAGAGATGCACAAGGCAAACAAGAAGAAAAAGAACTGAGCGCGCTGTGCAAAGAGTTGGGCATAGCCTTAATGGGGCCTAACTGCGGGGGATTCATTAACTATATTGACAAGGTGTGCGGTTTTGCCTTCATTATCGAAGACCGTGACCGCAGGGGAAACGTTGGTTTTGTTTCGCAAAGCGGTCAATTGTGTCAATCGCTAATGGAAAACACCATGAAGTTCTCCTTTATGGCGTCAGTCGGCAATTGTTGTTCGGTAACGGTGGAAGACTATATGGATTTTCTGGTTGACGATCCGGATACAAAAGTGGTTGCTGCTTATATAGAAGGGGTGAAAAACCCGAAGCGGCTTGCGGAAGTACTGAAAAAGGCCGCAATCAAGCGGAAGCCGATTGTCGTTTTAAAAACCGGCATGTCCGAGAAAGGCAGCAAGCTGGCGTCATCTCACACCGGC
Above is a genomic segment from Acetonema longum DSM 6540 containing:
- a CDS encoding 4Fe-4S binding protein produces the protein MSKAIVRPERCQGCRYCIKACPKGAISIVSELNKKGLQPVVIDQEKCIACGACYIVCPDYVFEIAE
- the vorB gene encoding 3-methyl-2-oxobutanoate dehydrogenase subunit VorB, whose translation is MAKELYKGNEALAEAAVRAGCNIYAGYPITPQSEILEYMSWRMPEVGRVFVQSESEIAGISMVFGAAACGFRALTSTSGPGFSLKQEGISYIAACELPCVVVDVARYGAGLGDIWPAQGDYWQVTKGGGHGDYKVLAYAPATVQEMVDLTYTAFDKAEQYTNPVIILSDGIIGQMMETVELPPMKTHDSKQFSWAMTGNKTGQHKIIMNPWMYSKEYSDKGVPDGVPAYEKHLRDKYIAMFEQEQKWESIQAEDAEVVLVSYGISSRICKEAVSVARAQGIKLGLIRPISISPFPKKAFERLANVKGFIAVEMSCLGQLEDDVKLASKCKIPVYSYLSGIYVPETEQILSMVNDILSANGKEVG
- a CDS encoding sulfite exporter TauE/SafE family protein — encoded protein: MELDIVLILRIAITISALIFLVYFVKDCITHKDEFGKEHTFLYSVIGFVTCVFDTLGIGNMATSMTAFRLTKSVKDEHLCGTGNVAFCITTIVEFILFVGLVKVDTLTLVSMIVVAIIGSLVGVSIATRWSIVTVRKVLGVALTAVAIVMACRNLNVGPFGQMGTATSLDGVSLALGLIGIFFLGALQTMGIGMFAPTMALVSMLGMSVTAAFPIMMGACSFVMPWCSIKFVKEGKYNRKASVILTITGVFGVLLAYYVIKSLPLTTLIWVVVCVLLYTSFTFFRQIAQKEDQQGESAQQQV
- a CDS encoding 2-oxoacid:acceptor oxidoreductase family protein produces the protein MKTEIICAGFGGQGVLTTGLIIARNCAKSGKGVTWIPSYGPEMRGGTANCHIKISNEEIFSPYVKEADVVIALNEASVNTFEKKLKSNGFLFVNSSIVPADRVYRKDINVLLVPMTEMANEASNVKGSNLVMLGAFVKKTNIFDKEAFRNGIDDFFGSKGKINPANAVCFNLGWDYAQSC
- a CDS encoding thiamine pyrophosphate-dependent enzyme is translated as MERRVPKTILQDSKYCPGCGHGVINRLVAEVLHEMNLEDKALCATAVGCACWVLEMIGVDQVQAQHGRAPAVATGMKRCCPDHAVFTYQGDGDASAIGLSETIWAARRNEKIVQIYVNNGVFGMTGGQMSPTTLLGQKTSTCTTGRDESMHGEPLNVLNMMKTLNIAYLARGATTNVPEIMKTKKYLQNAFEAQMKGEGFSFVEIVSPCPTNWNLSPLKSMDRIADTVLKVYPLGEYIKRGEKLQ